One Punica granatum isolate Tunisia-2019 chromosome 3, ASM765513v2, whole genome shotgun sequence genomic window carries:
- the LOC116199966 gene encoding acidic leucine-rich nuclear phosphoprotein 32-related protein — protein sequence MDESWERAVEAALEGQTDPAGVRTLTLDGAVKCPHGRLPPPSVLEKFQNLQHLSIANIGVSSLEQFPRLRGLQKLILSDNRIANGLEKLVEAGLDSLRDLDLSNNRIQYIEDLAPLAQLRLVSLDLYECPVTRVKDYRSRVFGLIKSLKYLDKMDAEENERPESDEEEEDDEEEEEEDDPGSGEIDGDERPYGMNNGHSEGVEGIVDVDEDEDEESDADEEETESGRGRVNGSNHEANGFRIGAVGGGEIGEDVEEDGEDEDESDSGEEVDDDEADSDDDDVVEVHEIEDSDDEEDGVEDDDEDEDDDEDEEEVDNEEGGIGGPQRQGRLLSMEGEIDGHEQGEDDEDEDDDGETGEEEHDADEPAEFKVDDDDEEEEEDYGAGYLVQPVGQVEQEDAAGGNDMDPGNEDEEHEEEEEEEEEEVDDEEDLQVDPPSTSFLKRKRDDSGEEDKEDDEDVIEFAKSSKKHH from the exons ATGGACGAGAGCTGGGAGAGGGCGGTGGAGGCTGCTCTTGAAGGCCAAACGGACCCCGCCGGCGTCCGGACCCTCACCCTGGACGGCGCTGTCAAGTGCCCCCATGGCCGACTGCCGCCGCCGAGTGTGCTGGAGAAGTTCCAGAACCTTCAGCACCTGTCGATCGCCAACATCGGGGTCTCCTCCCTAGAGCAGTTCCCGCGGCTCCGGGGCCTGCAGAAGCTGATACTTTCGGATAATCGTATAGCTAACGGCCTCGAGAAACTCGTGGAAGCAGGTCTTGATTCTCTCCGTGACCTCGACCTGTCAAATAATAGGATCCAGTATATTGAGGATCTGGCCCCGCTTGCGCAGCTCAGGCTTGTCTCGCTCGATCTTTATGAATGTCCTGTCACCAGGGTTAAGGATTATAGATCTAGGGTTTTTGGTTTGATTAAGTCGCTGAAGTACTTAGATAAGATGGATGCTGAGGAGAACGAGAGGCCGGAGTCTgatgaagaggaggaagatgatgaggaggaggaggaagaggatgaTCCTGGGAGTGGTGAAATCGATGGAGATGAACGGCCATATGGAATGAATAATGGACATAGTGAGGGAGTTGAAGGGATTGTAGATGtcgatgaggatgaggatgaggagAGTGATGCAGATGAGGAGGAGACAGAATCAGGTAGGGGTAGAGTAAATGGATCTAACCATGAGGCAAATGGTTTTCGGATTGGAGCAGTGGGTGGCGGAGAGATTGGTGAGGATGTTGAGGAAGATggggaggatgaggatgagagCGATTCAGGGGAAGaggttgatgatgatgaggcgGATTCTGATGATGACGATGTTGTAGAGGTTCATGAGATAGAGGACAGTGATGATGAGGAAGATGGTGTTGAGGAcgatgatgaggatgaagatgatgatgaggacGAAGAGGAGGTGGATAATGAAGAGGGTGGAATTGGTGGACCTCAGCGTCAGGGGCGGTTGTTGAGTATGGAAGGCGAGATTGATGGGCATGAGCAAGGAGAGGACGATGAGGATGAGGACGATGATGGAGAGACTGGGGAAGAGGAGCACGATGCTGATGAACCTGCGGAGTTTAAagtggatgatgatgatgaggaagag GAAGAAGATTACGGTGCTGGCTACTTGGTCCAACCAGTGGGTCAGGTTGAGCAAGAAGATGCAGCAGGGGGCAATGACATGGACCCAGGAAACGAGGACGAAGagcatgaagaagaagaggaggaggaggaagaggaggtaGACGACGAGGAGGATCTCCAGGTGGATCCTCCTTCCACTTCATTCCTCAAGAGGAAAAGAGACGACTCGGGCGAGGAAGACAAGGAAGACGACGAAGATGTGATCGAGTTTGCGAAGTCGTCGAAGAAGCATCACTGA
- the LOC116200816 gene encoding plant-specific TFIIB-related protein 1 has product MKCPYCSAAQGRCATTSSGRSITECASCGRVVEERQHHPYHLFHLRAQDTPLPLVTSDLPQTPALNLSSAAGYDAEADPFEPTGFITAFSTWSLEPRPLSLRTSISFSGHLAELERILETSNPSGPSSSTVAVDNLRAYMQIVDVASILGLDYYISEHAFKLFRDCCSATCLRNRSVEALATAALVQAIREAQEPRTLQEISIAANVPQKEIGKYIKILGEALQLSQPINSNSISVHMPRFCSLLQLNKSAQVLATHIGEVVINKCFCTRRNPISISAAAIYLACQLEDKRKTQAEICKVTGLTEVTLRKVYKELLENWDDLLPANYTPAIPPEKAFPTTAIASTRSSSSAPKTETIDLTSSDKDSKLPEAKLSRPNEAPEFSRTREDSESKTSLSGSQATTSNQPQLQGFRQPWLSFGPSGVNHAEGMEIDVKEVALKGREFDKEEMDLKSAASPLKSGPSGNSVPWPFRNPGSSGSRWNSQFLQQAKLVSGYPEVKQGENPNEGRHSNQ; this is encoded by the exons ATGAAGTGTCCGTACTGCTCGGCGGCGCAGGGGCGGTGCGCGACCACGAGCAGCGGCCGCTCCATCACCGAGTGTGCCTCCTGCGGCCGCGTCGTCGAGGAGCGCCAGCATCATCCCTACCACCTGTTCCACCTCCGCGCCCAGGACACACCCCTCCCCCTCGTCACCTCCGACCTCCCCCAAACCCCTGCCCTAAACCTCTCCTCCGCCGCCGGCTACGATGCCGAGGCCGACCCCTTCGAGCCCACGGGCTTCATCACCGCCTTCTCCACCTGGTCACTCGAGCCCCGTCCTCTCTCCCTCCGCACCTCCATCTCCTTCTCCGGCCACCTCGCCGAGCTCGAGCGGATTCTGGAAACCTCCAATCCTTCGGGGCCCTCGTCGTCGACGGTGGCGGTGGACAACCTCAGGGCCTACATGCAGATCGTCGACGTCGCGTCGATTTTGGGCTTGGATTACTACATATCGGAGCACGCCTTTAAACTTTTCAGGGATTGCTGCTCGGCCACTTGCTTGCGGAACCGCAGCGTCGAGGCCCTCGCCACTGCCGCTCTCGTTCAGGCCATCAGAGAGGCCCAAGAGCCCCGTACTCTGCAA GAAATCTCTATCGCGGCAAATGTCCCGCAGAAAGAAATTGGGAAGTATATCAAGATACTGGGGGAGGCCCTTCAGTTAAGTCAGCCTATTAATAGCAACTCCATCTCTGTCCACATGCCCAGATTTTGTTCTCTCCTCCAACTCAATAAATCAGCTCAG GTGCTAGCAACTCATATCGGAGAAGTTGTGATCAACAAATGCTTCTGCACAAGGAGGAACCCAATAAGCATCTCTGCAGCTGCCATCTACCTCGCATGCCAGCTCGAGGACAAGAGGAAGACTCAAGCTGAGATCTGCAAAGTGACAGGCCTCACAGAGGTCACCCTCCGAAAGGTCTACAAGGAGCTGCTCGAGAACTGGGATGACCTTCTGCCTGCTAATTACACACCAGCCATCCCCCCTGAGAAGGCTTTCCCGACCACTGCCATCGCTTCCACTCGGTCGTCATCCTCAGCACCAAAAACCGAGACAATCGATCTGACCTCTTCGGATAAAGACAGTAAGCTGCCCGAGGCCAAACTGAGCAGACCTAACGAGGCCCCTGAATTTAGCAGGACCAGAGAGGATTCAGAATCTAAAACTAGCTTAAGTGGGTCCCAGGCCACCACATCGAATCAGCCTCAGTTACAGGGTTTCCGCCAGCCTTGGCTTTCATTTGGACCTTCAGGTGTCAATCATGCCGAAGGAATGGAAATAGATGTCAAGGAGGTCGCATTGAAGGGTAGAGAGTTCGACAAAGAGGAAATGGACCTGAAGAGTGCTGCTAGTCCGCTCAAGTCGGGTCCCAGCGGGAATTCAGTCCCGTGGCCATTTCGGAACCCAGGTTCATCGGGCTCACGTTGGAATTCTCAGTTTCTCCAGCAAGCAAAGCTCGTGTCGGGTTATCCTGAGGTGAAACAAGGTGAGAACCCGAACGAGGGTCGACACAGCAATCAGTAG
- the LOC116198860 gene encoding probable polyol transporter 6, which translates to MVSVEEGAGGKPRGGGFKYACACAIVASMINIIFGYDTGVISGALIFIKKDLLIGDTQVEVLAGILNLCALVGTLVAGRISDYIGRRYTIVLASLIFMVGSVLMGWAPNYGVLMAGRCTAGISVGFALMIAPVYISEVAAPSARGMLTGISEVCISVGILSGYVSNLVFARMALRLGWRLMLGIAAAPSLMLALGILQMPESPRWLVLQGRLRDAKAILRKVSSSDEEADVRFRDILAAAGINPDCTDDYIDIPDNVSSGKGVWKELLIKPTPSVRWVLLAALGIHFFEHATGIQAVILYSPRIFKKAGVTSQKKLLLATVGVGLTKLTFVFLSTLLMDRVGRRKLLLGSTVGIIVSLSGLGLCLTIVEHSKEKLLWALVLSIVATYAFVALMSFGLGPVTWVYSTEIFPLRLRAQGMAIGVAVNRFMNAAVSMSFLSISHTITIGGSFFMFAGIAVVALIFFYFFLPETKEKSLEEIEMMFGRESQPKPKPKPKDSNAGNQ; encoded by the exons ATGGTTTCGGTCGAGGAGGGTGCCGGTGGCAAGCCCCGTGGAGGTGGATTCAAGTATGCATGCGCCTGCGCTATCGTCGCATCGatgattaatataatatttggCTACG ATACGGGAGTCATTAGCGGGGCGCTGATTTTCATCAAGAAGGACCTCTTGATCGGAGACACGCAGGTCGAGGTCCTCGCGGGGATCTTGAACCTGTGCGCCCTGGTTGGGACCTTGGTGGCCGGGCGGATATCCGACTACATTGGTCGGCGCTACACGATTGTGCTGGCATCATTAATCTTCATGGTTGGGTCGGTCCTGATGGGCTGGGCCCCAAACTATGGGGTCCTCATGGCGGGGCGGTGCACGGCTGGCATTTCGGTTGGGTTCGCCCTCATGATAGCGCCAGTCTACATCTCCGAGGTCGCCGCCCCGTCGGCCCGTGGGATGCTGACGGGTATATCCGAGGTCTGTATAAGCGTCGGTATCCTGTCCGGTTATGTGTCTAACTTAGTGTTCGCGAGGATGGCCCTGAGACTCGGATGGAGGTTGATGCTAGGTATCGCGGCAGCCCCTTCACTTATGTTGGCCTTGGGTATCTTGCAAATGCCCGAGTCCCCAAGGTGGCTTGTCTTGCAG GGTCGACTACGTGATGCAAAAGCGATACTGAGAAAAGTATCGAGCTCCGACGAGGAAGCGGATGTCCGGTTCAGGGACATATTGGCTGCAGCTGGGATTAACCCCGACTGCACCGATGATTATATTGATATTCCAGATAACGTAAGCTCCGGGAAAGGTGTGTGGAAGGAGCTCCTGATAAAGCCCACCCCGAGCGTCCGATGGGTCTTATTGGCCGCCCTCGGCATCCACTTCTTCGAGCACGCCACGGGCATCCAGGCCGTCATACTGTACAGCCCCCGGATCTTTAAAAAGGCAGGGGTCACTAGCCAGAAGAAGCTCCTGCTTGCGACAGTCGGGGTTGGGCTGACCAAGTTAACGTTCGTATTCCTGTCCACCCTCCTGATGGACCGGGTCGGCAGGAGGAAGCTCCTCCTCGGAAGCACGGTAGGGATCATCGTCTCGTTATCAGGGCTAGGCTTGTGCCTGACCATAGTGGAGCACTCCAAGGAAAAGCTCCTGTGGGCACTGGTGCTCAGCATCGTCGCTACGTACGCATTCGTGGCCCTGATGTCGTTTGGGCTGGGGCCGGTCACGTGGGTGTACAGCACGGAGATCTTCCCTCTCAGGCTCAGGGCCCAGGGGATGGCCATAGGGGTGGCGGTGAACAGGTTCATGAACGCGGCGGTCTCGATGAGTTTCCTGTCAATTTCGCACACCATTACGATCGGCGGGAGCTTCTTCATGTTCGCCGGGATAGCGGTGGTGGCCTTGATATTCTTTTACTTCTTCTTGCCGGAGACCAAGGAGAAGTCCTTGGAGGAGATTGAGATGATGTTCGGTAGAGAAAGCCAGCCCAAGCCAAAGCCAAAGCCAAAGGACAGCAACGCTGGCAATCAATAG
- the LOC116200971 gene encoding DNA-directed RNA polymerase III subunit RPC5: MDFDDNPPPAPTRTTRFAPKSAKAALKPPKSEPAPRPKLEALEAKAGPQSDSISPGEQESKAQVGGAVLAKAEASISNGTADMEVDSKLEVEKAEPMETEEEDGAVEDEIVREIDVFFNASIDAKTQLYVVQYPLRTWWRPYELDERCEEVRVKPRSAEVEVDLSIDVESRNYDTECSSQLKSTKQTLTSSWKPPCATSYAVGILIGNKLHLNPIHSVVQLRPSMEHLYPEGSKMKNYVTSNQEGSVKMEGSEEKAGPSRKQGKQLEPPSKEETDEEEHWVPLVYHGAQSDLSARYIQKLVTKQCSPIHFAMNPYDYVNSLCPGASNQNSKLEGSSRRVLLSLPLDERIKKILCEAPYAHRYSALRYYAPDVSDEVFLGVLQKYGILVQGCWVAKTSLVVKDPLESLARDYILLGFSKDPVIRKSVLPHPKALSDHVKKFLNIFAVERPSLDDWKFKQPTDVSFLKKHPDIVNSQSQQWENNERKIMDFLNKKGRPNAREENNMNNAKLRQPRMVTKEAKSSKIDRTTVKDPSRTTMSSETREALPKALQKVFQNQKVCSYQIICERLRGQAVSESTNPKADARMARNAAQAVDSPEELREVLNRIAVNIHGFYVLKSSPDHPELDPLRRVVMDLFIGKGPEAKLKKGEVIEAAKISLKRDISKNEFEKVITDICESKGSFWVLNSGN, encoded by the exons ATGGACTTCGACGACAATCCGCCTCCAGCTCCGACTCGGACGACGAGGTTCGCTCCCAAGTCCGCCAAGGCCGCCCTCAAGCCTCCCAAGTCCGAGCCGGCTCCGAGGCCCAAACTCGAAGCGCTGGAAGCGAAGGCCGGGCCGCAGAGCGATTCCATCTCTCCGGGTGAGCAGGAGTCGAAGGCTCAGGTCGGCGGTGCCGTGTTAGCCAAGGCTGAGGCTTCGATTTCCAATGGCACGGCGGATATGGAGGTGGACAGTAAGCTCGAGGTGGAAAAGGCGGAGCCGATGGAGACGGAGGAGGAAGATGGCGCCGTGGAAGACGAGATTGTGCGGGAGATTGATGTGTTCTTCAATGCTTCTATTGACGCCAAAACTCAG ctgtATGTAGTGCAGTATCCGCTGCGAACATGGTGGCGTCCTTACGAGTTAGACGAGCGATGCGAAGAG GTTAGAGTGAAACCACGCAGTGCAGAAGTTGAAGTGGATTTGTCTATTGATGTTGAATCTCGGAACTATGATACTGAATGCAGTAGCCAATTGAAGTCGACGAAGCAG ACTCTAACATCTTCGTGGAAGCCACCTTGTGCCACTAGCTATGCCGTGGGAATTCTAATTGGTAACAAG CTACATTTAAATCCCATCCATTCAGTGGTGCAGCTTCGACCGTCAATGGAACACTTGTATCCTGAAGGGTCGAAGATGAAAAACTATGTCACTAGCAACCAGGAAGGAAGTGTCAAAATGGAGGGGAGTGAAGAAAAAGCTGGCCCATCAAGAAAGCAG GGCAAGCAGTTGGAGCCTCCAAGCAAAGAAGAgactgatgaagaagag CATTGGGTTCCACTTGTGTACCACGGTGCACAGAGTGACCTCTCAGCCAGATATATACAAAAGCTGGTGACAAAGCAGTGTTCTCCCATTCATTTTGCAATGAACCC GTATGATTATGTTAATTCTTTATGTCCGGGAGCTAGCAACCAGAACAGCAAACTGGAAGGTTCTTCAAGGAG GGTTCTGCTATCGCTTCCCTTGGATGAGAGAATAAAGAAGATCCTCTGCGAG GCGCCTTATGCTCACCGTTATAGTGCTTTGAGATACTACGCTCCAGATGTTTCGGATGAAGTATTTTTAGGTGTCCTCCAAAAATATGGTATCCTCGTGCAAGGATGCTGGGTGGCAAAGACTTCATTGGTAGTCAAGGATCCGCTTGAATCCCTTGCACGAGATTACATCCTCTTAGGGTTCAGCAAAGATCCAGTGATTCGGAAATCAGTACTTCCCCATCCAAAAGCTCTCTCTGATCACGTGAAAAAGTTCCTGAACATATTTGCTGTAGAGAGACCTTCACTGGATGACTGGAAATTCAAGCAGCCAACAGATGTATCGTTTTTGAAAAAGCATCCAGATATTGTCAATAGTCAATCCCAACAGTGGGAGAATAATGAAAGAAAGATAATGGATTTTCTCAATAAAAAAGGCAGGCCGAACGCGAGAGAGGAGAATAATATGAACAATGCTAAACTGAGGCAGCCACGCATGGTCACCAAGGAAGCAAAATCTTCAAAAATCGATAGAACTACAGTAAAAGATCCAAGCAGGACAACCATGTCATCTGAAACTCGTGAAGCTTTGCCAAAGGCACTGCAGAAAGTTTTTCAAAATCAGAAGGTTTGCAG CTATCAGATTATTTGTGAGCGGTTGCGGGGTCAGGCAGTTTCTGAGTCGACCAATCCGAAAGCAGATGCTAGAATGGCAAGAAATGCAGCTCAAGCAGTTGATTCCCCAGAAGAGCTCCGGGAGGTTTTAAATCGAATTGCTGTAAATATTCATGGATTTTACGTCTTGAAATCGTCTCCAGATCACCCAGAACTCGATCCGTTGAG GAGAGTGGTCATGGATCTTTTCATAGGCAAAGGACCTGAAGCAAAACTTAAGAAGGGAGAGGTCATCGAAGCCGCCAAGATCTCTCTCAAGAGGGACATTTCTAagaatgaatttgaaaag GTTATCACTGATATCTGCGAATCCAAGGGTTCTTTCTGGGTCTTGAATAGTGGCAACTGA
- the LOC116200780 gene encoding probable protein phosphatase 2C 80: MPSLALSRLSTSICFSFRRAVSAQRSLSQHSDKLPLGPSKGLCYSACLSSEAVPLPLNCSRRRKAMAASGSKAFSGDIYMDGLVSSCGNTVDFTKPSGVFFSDNTPRTFHKASLSLRRREPSNARLVCGYSIYDVVWRNANTVTVPLTASRPRNLRFAASAQYSGGAAQGVSFEGSSDDLPPSSVVQDVAGNKALKLLSGSCCLPHPDKEDKGGEDAHFICGNEQVIGIADGVGGWADVGVDSGLFSRELMSNAVNAIKEEPTGSINPMRVLEKAHASTKAKGSSTACIIALTEEGLHAINLGDSGFIVIRDGSTIFRSPVQQHGFNFTYQLESGSTGDLPSSGQVFTVPVVPGDVIVAGTDGLFDNLYNNEITAVVVEALRSRLEPQATAQKITALARQRAMDRNRQTPFASAAQEAGYRYYGGKLDDITVVVSYVC; this comes from the exons ATGCCATCCTTAGCTCTTTCAAGGCTCAGCACTAGTATTTGTTTCAGCTTCCGTAGAGCAGTTTCAGCACAGAGATCGCTCTCGCAACACTCTGACAAACTTCCTCTGGGACCAAGTAAAGGTCTGTGTTACTCCGCCTGCTTATCCTCTGAAGCCGTTCCTCTCCCACTAAACTGCTCTAGGAGGAGGAAAGCTATGGCCGCCTCCGGCTCCAAAGCCTTCTCCGGAGACATTTACATGGATGGCTTAGTTTCAAGCTGCGGGAATACAGTTGACTTCACCAAACCCAGTGGAGTTTTCTTTAGTGATAATACTCCTAGGACTTTCCATAAGGCTAGTCTAAGTCTAAGGAGACGAGAACCTTCTAATGCACGCTTGGTCTGTGGGTATTCGATATACGACGTCGTATGGAGAAATGCGAACACGGTCACGGTCCCGTTGACTGCGTCCCGCCCAAGAAATCTTCGATTTGCTGCATCTGCACAATATTCTGGCGGGGCTGCTCAGGGAGTCTCGTTCGAAGGCAGTTCTGATGATCTTCCTCCAAGTTCAGTTGTCCA AGATGTTGCAGGGAACAAGGCACTGAAGCTGCTTTCAGGATCATGTTGCTTGCCCCATCCTGATAAGGAAGACAAAGGGGGAGAAGATGCCCACTTCATATGCGGGAATGAGCAAGTCATCGGTATAGCAGACGGTGTTGGTGGCTGGGCTGACGTTGGAGTTGATTCTGGGTTATTCTCTCGGGAACTCATGTCCAACGCAGTAAATGCGATAAAAGAGGAGCCAACAGGATCAATCAACCCCATGAGAGTGCTTGAAAAAGCTCATGCGAGCACAAAGGCCAAAGGTTCCTCGACCGCCTGCATAATTGCCCTCACGGAGGAA GGACTCCATGCTATTAACTTGGGCGACAGCGGATTCATTGTGATCAGAGATGGATCCACCATCTTCAGATCGCCAGTGCAGCAACACGGCTTCAATTTCACGTATCAGCTTGAGAGTGGTAGCACTGGTGATTTACCAAGCTCTGGTCAG GTTTTCACAGTCCCCGTTGTCCCAGGAGACGTTATCGTTGCAGGAACGGATGGTCTGTTTGACAACCTGTACAACAACGAGATCACAGCCGTGGTGGTCGAAGCGCTGAGATCAAGACTTGAGCCTCAGGCCACAGCCCAGAAGATCACGGCCCTTGCGAGGCAGCGGGCAATGGACCGGAACCGGCAGACTCCATTCGCCTCCGCCGCACAGGAGGCTGGGTACCGCTACTACGGTGGCAAGCTCGACGATATAACGGTGGTCGTCTCGTACGTTTGCTAG